A genomic segment from bacterium encodes:
- a CDS encoding lysylphosphatidylglycerol synthase transmembrane domain-containing protein: MESGGRTSPSAKSGRRWIAVATVLLSAVLLYLAIRGVNWREFLATVRHAKFMLLAAGFVLGNFTLVFRSLRWRVLLGAAPSDGGQRRVAPLTVFWATAAGYLGNNFLPARAGELIRSAALGHKAGLSKSWVLATALTERLLDAVALVLFSLIAVFSMGQTSGWLVRAWKVMGIFGVAGVVVLFAAPRFEQQFARVLRHVPGPARFRERLLGMLAQFLSGMRAFANPSRGIAFAGMTVLVWFCDAVGTIIGTRAFGLSLTLPIAVMLLAGLGLSSAIPSTPGYVGVYQFVAVAVLVPLGYARSGALAYITVAQVLGYVMVTVWGLVGLWRLQVRPASR, translated from the coding sequence GTGGAATCGGGCGGCAGGACCTCGCCATCCGCCAAATCGGGACGGCGCTGGATTGCGGTCGCCACGGTGCTGCTCAGCGCGGTCCTGCTTTATCTGGCCATACGTGGCGTCAACTGGCGAGAATTCCTCGCGACAGTCAGGCACGCGAAATTCATGCTGCTCGCGGCGGGATTTGTGCTTGGCAATTTTACTCTGGTTTTCCGCAGCCTGCGTTGGCGCGTGCTGCTTGGAGCCGCGCCGTCCGACGGAGGCCAAAGGAGAGTCGCACCGCTGACGGTTTTCTGGGCCACGGCCGCCGGCTATCTGGGGAACAACTTCCTGCCTGCCCGGGCCGGCGAGCTGATCCGTTCCGCAGCGCTCGGGCACAAGGCCGGGCTGAGCAAGAGCTGGGTTCTTGCCACCGCCCTGACTGAACGGCTGCTCGACGCCGTCGCGCTCGTCCTGTTCAGCCTCATTGCCGTATTCTCGATGGGGCAGACGTCCGGCTGGCTGGTGAGAGCATGGAAGGTGATGGGTATTTTCGGAGTCGCGGGGGTTGTTGTCCTCTTCGCAGCCCCACGCTTCGAGCAGCAGTTCGCGAGAGTGCTGCGGCATGTGCCCGGCCCGGCGCGGTTCCGCGAACGCTTGCTCGGGATGTTGGCTCAGTTCCTCTCCGGCATGCGCGCGTTTGCCAACCCGTCCCGCGGCATCGCTTTTGCCGGGATGACGGTTCTTGTCTGGTTTTGCGATGCAGTGGGCACAATAATCGGGACCCGGGCATTCGGCCTCAGCCTGACGCTGCCGATAGCGGTGATGCTGCTTGCCGGACTCGGGCTATCCAGCGCCATCCCCTCGACTCCCGGCTATGTCGGTGTGTATCAGTTCGTCGCGGTGGCGGTTCTTGTTCCGCTCGGATACGCGCGCAGCGGGGCGCTTGCCTACATAACCGTGGCCCAGGTGCTGGGTTATGTCATGGTGACCGTCTGGGGTCTGGTTGGCCTGTGGCGGCTGCAGGTTAGACCTGCGTCGAGATGA
- a CDS encoding glycosyltransferase family 2 protein, with translation MKLVSIVTGCYNEETNVGELYERIKQVFAQLAGYEFELICADNASQDNTVWALRGICKRDKRVKVIVNARNFGHVRSGYHAALQARGDAVVTMASDLQDPPELIKEFVSKWEQGYKAVMAVKSKSEEPALIYAIRRFYYRLLRRLSDVELVENATGFGLYDKQIFDILRKLDDPYPYFRGQIAEIGFDVARVEFTQQRRKRGFTKNNFYTLFDMALLGMTSHSKVPLRLATMLGFASAALSLLVALFYLAYKLVFWKSFELGLAPLVVGIFFFSSVQLFFLGIVGEYVGSIHTYVRHMPLVIEKERINFD, from the coding sequence ATGAAACTAGTCAGCATCGTTACGGGATGCTATAACGAAGAAACGAACGTGGGTGAGTTGTACGAGCGGATCAAGCAGGTCTTTGCTCAATTGGCAGGTTACGAATTTGAGTTGATCTGCGCGGACAATGCCTCGCAGGACAACACCGTTTGGGCCCTGCGCGGAATCTGCAAGCGAGACAAGCGGGTCAAGGTCATCGTGAATGCTCGCAACTTCGGGCACGTCCGTTCCGGGTACCACGCAGCGCTCCAGGCTCGCGGCGACGCGGTCGTGACCATGGCGTCGGACCTCCAAGACCCGCCTGAGCTCATCAAGGAGTTCGTATCGAAGTGGGAGCAGGGCTACAAGGCAGTGATGGCGGTGAAGAGCAAGAGCGAGGAGCCAGCACTCATCTACGCCATCCGCCGGTTCTACTACCGCCTGCTGCGCAGGCTCTCCGACGTCGAACTCGTGGAGAACGCCACCGGCTTCGGTCTCTATGACAAGCAGATATTCGACATCCTCCGGAAGCTCGATGACCCTTACCCGTATTTCCGCGGCCAGATTGCCGAAATCGGGTTCGACGTGGCGAGGGTCGAGTTCACCCAGCAACGCCGGAAGCGCGGCTTCACCAAGAACAACTTCTATACCCTTTTCGACATGGCCCTGCTTGGTATGACCAGTCACTCCAAGGTACCGCTAAGGCTGGCTACGATGCTCGGGTTCGCGTCGGCAGCGTTGAGCCTGCTCGTGGCGCTCTTCTACCTCGCGTACAAGCTGGTATTCTGGAAGAGCTTCGAGCTCGGGCTCGCGCCGCTCGTGGTCGGCATCTTCTTTTTCTCATCGGTCCAGTTGTTTTTCCTTGGTATCGTCGGGGAGTACGTCGGCTCAATTCATACGTACGTCCGTCACATGCCGTTGGTTATTGAGAAAGAGCGCATCAACTTCGACTGA
- a CDS encoding class I SAM-dependent methyltransferase, translating into MAHDNARNVRPCPVCGGMGRRQLYRQSFAQMSEGNLLASYDVVVCAECGMGFADHIPEQATFDAYYRDMSKYEDASPQGQPSPDDLVRFRSLADFIQKHLGDRHARIIDVGCGTGGLLAELKQRGYENVAGVDPSETCAERALAWYGIPVLTGSIQNVSVEDGSRDAVIVSGVLEHLTEPGPALQRLSRMLTHRGQVFVVVPDAAHFAEAENAPFQEFSVEHINFFSQFSLVNLMRRSRFREQVVEQLTLPLGYRTTWPAIRAVFQKTDDDLPCDLTQDEETSTSLTRYVELSQQRAEPILATISRLADRATPIIVWSAGLHTLRLLMVSRLGDIQIVVFVDTNPHCQGKLLRSVPIVAPAELKGRTEPILISSRGYQQEIERQIRDELHLDNEVITLY; encoded by the coding sequence ATGGCGCATGACAACGCGAGGAATGTGCGCCCGTGCCCCGTGTGCGGCGGCATGGGGCGCCGGCAGTTGTACCGGCAGTCCTTCGCCCAGATGTCGGAGGGGAACCTCCTGGCCAGCTACGACGTAGTGGTGTGCGCGGAGTGCGGCATGGGCTTCGCCGACCACATTCCAGAGCAGGCGACATTCGATGCCTATTATCGCGACATGTCGAAATATGAGGATGCCAGTCCACAGGGGCAGCCATCACCGGACGACCTCGTTCGGTTCCGATCGCTGGCTGACTTCATCCAGAAACATCTGGGCGACCGTCACGCGCGCATCATTGACGTCGGCTGCGGCACGGGCGGATTGCTGGCTGAATTGAAGCAACGGGGGTATGAGAATGTGGCCGGCGTGGATCCGTCTGAAACCTGCGCAGAACGGGCGCTCGCTTGGTACGGCATTCCGGTCCTCACCGGGTCAATTCAGAACGTCAGCGTTGAAGACGGTTCCAGAGATGCGGTGATCGTGTCCGGCGTGCTGGAACACCTCACTGAACCGGGACCGGCGCTGCAGCGCCTGAGCCGAATGCTCACCCATAGAGGACAGGTATTCGTGGTCGTACCTGACGCGGCGCACTTCGCGGAGGCCGAGAACGCGCCGTTCCAGGAGTTCAGCGTCGAGCACATCAACTTCTTCAGCCAGTTCTCACTTGTCAACCTGATGCGCCGCAGTCGCTTCCGGGAACAGGTAGTCGAACAGCTCACGTTGCCACTAGGATACCGAACCACATGGCCTGCCATCCGCGCTGTCTTTCAGAAGACGGACGACGATCTCCCGTGCGATCTGACGCAAGACGAGGAAACGTCAACCAGCCTGACGCGCTATGTTGAGCTGTCACAGCAGCGAGCCGAACCGATTCTCGCCACGATCAGCCGGCTTGCAGACCGGGCAACGCCGATCATCGTCTGGAGCGCCGGACTTCACACCCTACGCTTGTTGATGGTCAGCCGGTTGGGTGACATCCAGATTGTGGTCTTTGTCGACACGAACCCGCACTGCCAGGGAAAACTGCTGCGCAGCGTCCCGATCGTCGCTCCGGCTGAATTGAAGGGACGTACCGAGCCGATCCTGATCTCGTCGCGAGGCTATCAACAGGAGATCGAGCGACAGATACGAGATGAACTGCATCTGGACAATGAAGTAATCACACTGTATTGA
- a CDS encoding FkbM family methyltransferase codes for MSELLSAELDALLARDPDAVRQWEQSVFDELTAPFGNALVVFGAGGLGRKTVAGLRRRGIEPLALADSNPALWGSTIDGVAVLPPAEAARRFRERATFVIAIWTGEATDTMVDRKQQLMNLGCTSVVPFVPLFWKYPDEFLPHFMWELPHRVIEQADLVRKAYGLLADDVSRREYISHLRLRMLSDFDGLAAPTAERIYFPHDLVVLSDREVLADCGAFDGDTIREFLEIAGDSFSRIVAFEPDPLNFPRLRDYVLSLPAATQRRIALFPKAVGSREETVRFLTLGTAGSAVSAEGTADVDVMPLDSLPSDIQPTFIKIDIEGTELEAIRGAAWLVEHARPLLAVCAYHKYDHLWQIPLLIHSYSSDYRFSLKTHLVDGWDLVCYAVPTARRRDSITSRVVALSEGQRQSG; via the coding sequence ATGAGTGAACTACTCTCCGCCGAACTCGATGCGCTGCTGGCGAGGGACCCTGACGCAGTCCGTCAATGGGAGCAGTCCGTGTTTGATGAGTTGACTGCACCCTTTGGCAATGCCCTCGTAGTCTTCGGTGCGGGTGGCCTCGGGCGCAAGACCGTGGCCGGCCTGCGCCGGAGGGGGATTGAGCCGCTGGCCCTAGCCGATAGCAATCCGGCACTGTGGGGTTCAACGATCGACGGTGTTGCGGTACTGCCACCGGCCGAAGCCGCGCGGCGGTTTCGGGAGCGTGCGACCTTCGTGATTGCCATCTGGACTGGTGAGGCGACCGACACCATGGTCGATCGCAAGCAGCAGTTGATGAATCTAGGTTGTACCAGCGTGGTCCCTTTCGTACCGCTTTTCTGGAAGTACCCCGATGAATTCCTGCCTCACTTCATGTGGGAGCTGCCGCACCGTGTGATCGAACAAGCGGACCTTGTCCGCAAGGCCTACGGGTTGTTGGCAGACGATGTCTCGCGCCGGGAGTACATATCTCATCTCCGACTGCGCATGCTTTCCGACTTTGACGGTCTGGCGGCACCAACTGCCGAGCGGATCTACTTTCCTCACGATTTGGTGGTCCTGTCCGATCGCGAAGTACTGGCTGATTGCGGCGCATTTGACGGGGACACAATCCGGGAATTTCTGGAAATCGCAGGTGATTCATTCAGTCGGATAGTAGCGTTCGAGCCAGATCCCCTCAATTTCCCGCGACTCCGCGACTATGTCCTGAGTCTTCCGGCAGCGACGCAGAGACGAATCGCGCTGTTTCCCAAGGCGGTTGGCTCTCGAGAAGAAACCGTCCGGTTCCTCACGCTGGGAACCGCCGGTTCCGCGGTGAGCGCAGAAGGTACTGCCGACGTAGACGTGATGCCGCTGGATTCGCTCCCATCCGATATCCAACCGACGTTCATCAAGATCGACATCGAGGGTACCGAGCTGGAGGCCATTCGCGGCGCGGCGTGGCTAGTCGAGCACGCGCGTCCGCTTTTAGCAGTCTGTGCATACCACAAATACGATCACCTTTGGCAGATACCGCTCTTGATACACTCCTATTCGTCCGACTACCGCTTCAGTCTGAAGACGCATCTTGTGGATGGCTGGGACTTGGTCTGTTACGCGGTGCCGACGGCGCGGCGCAGGGATAGCATCACCAGTCGCGTAGTCGCGTTATCCGAAGGACAGCGGCAGAGCGGATAG
- the neuC gene encoding UDP-N-acetylglucosamine 2-epimerase has product MKRRVAIYTGNRSDYGLLHPVISAIAARPELKYYLIVSGAHLKTQFGRTISEIRGDGFLVYARAAVSTSGDSLPATARAVGKGILALVPILDRLRPHFLLVHGDRFETLAAVIAGSQLGIPIAHIEGGDYTEGGALDDSVRHAITKLAHLHFTTNRQAAERVRRLGEEPWRIHTVGLPSLDLIAAGSFAPPAEVFRRLSLSPSRPVLVFTQHSVATQFDRGRAQVRPSLAALSDAVRAWDCQVVITYPNDDAGGRRMLAEMRRFAADHPSAVRLIPSLGRHLYHGVLNVAAACVGNSSSGIKETPAFRCACVNIGSRQQGRLRSSNILDVDYNREQIRKAVERCLHDRRFLARVRTCRNPYGQGQAGRCIAEVLASVPLEAGLVQKRMTF; this is encoded by the coding sequence ATGAAGCGCCGAGTCGCCATCTATACCGGCAACCGGTCGGACTACGGCTTGCTCCACCCGGTCATCTCGGCAATCGCAGCCCGGCCGGAGCTCAAGTATTATCTGATTGTATCCGGCGCGCACCTCAAAACCCAGTTCGGTCGGACCATCAGCGAGATACGAGGCGATGGATTCCTGGTATACGCAAGAGCTGCTGTCAGCACGTCAGGCGACTCTCTGCCCGCGACGGCTCGGGCGGTTGGTAAGGGCATACTGGCTCTGGTTCCCATTCTGGACCGGCTCCGTCCCCACTTCCTTCTTGTCCACGGCGATCGCTTTGAAACGTTAGCAGCGGTGATTGCTGGCAGTCAGCTGGGCATCCCCATCGCCCACATCGAAGGGGGCGACTATACCGAAGGCGGAGCGCTCGACGATTCGGTGCGTCATGCGATCACCAAGTTGGCCCACCTTCATTTCACGACCAATCGACAGGCGGCCGAACGCGTCCGGCGTCTGGGCGAAGAGCCTTGGCGGATCCACACAGTGGGTCTCCCTTCACTCGACCTGATAGCAGCTGGTTCCTTCGCACCGCCGGCCGAAGTCTTCCGACGTCTGTCGCTGAGTCCATCACGACCGGTTCTGGTCTTCACGCAGCACTCAGTCGCCACCCAGTTCGATCGCGGACGGGCGCAGGTCCGCCCTTCCCTCGCTGCCCTGTCCGATGCCGTCCGCGCTTGGGACTGTCAGGTTGTCATTACCTATCCCAACGACGACGCCGGGGGCCGAAGGATGCTTGCTGAGATGCGGCGTTTCGCAGCCGACCACCCGTCGGCGGTACGCCTCATACCCAGCTTGGGGCGCCATCTCTATCATGGGGTTCTAAATGTTGCCGCCGCCTGCGTCGGCAATTCCTCCAGCGGTATCAAGGAGACGCCAGCTTTCCGCTGTGCCTGCGTCAACATCGGCAGTCGGCAGCAGGGACGGCTGCGAAGCAGCAACATTCTTGACGTCGACTACAACCGGGAGCAGATCCGAAAAGCCGTCGAGCGCTGTCTCCATGACCGACGCTTTCTTGCGCGAGTCCGGACCTGCCGGAATCCGTATGGCCAGGGCCAAGCCGGCCGATGCATCGCCGAAGTGCTCGCGAGCGTCCCGCTTGAGGCCGGACTGGTGCAAAAACGGATGACATTCTAG
- a CDS encoding N-acetylneuraminate synthase family protein — protein sequence MVAEIGINHEGIMDRAFQMVDDAAVAGCECVKFQSHVIEDEMIPNEVIPGNATESIWDIMTRCAFSEDQERELKRHVESKGMLYLCTPFSRAAAVRLERMGVAAYKIGSGECNNYPLIKQIAAYDKPVILSTGMNDLNSIGPAVEILRAAHVGFALLHCTSMYPTPYEKVRLGALNELAATFPDAVVGLSDHSLGNYTSFAAAALGASILEKHFTSDKTWPGPDVPISIDPSELGDLIRGSMAIHQSLGGTKRILPEEQATIDFAYACVVATRDIEPGESLAGDNIWVKRPGTGEIKAVHYEELLGRTAHIRIAKNSQLRWSDVQ from the coding sequence GTGGTCGCAGAGATCGGTATCAACCACGAGGGAATAATGGACCGTGCGTTCCAGATGGTGGACGACGCTGCCGTTGCGGGATGCGAGTGCGTCAAGTTCCAGTCCCATGTCATTGAAGACGAAATGATTCCGAACGAAGTGATTCCCGGCAATGCCACCGAGAGCATTTGGGACATCATGACCCGCTGTGCGTTTTCCGAGGATCAGGAGCGGGAGCTCAAACGGCATGTGGAGAGCAAAGGGATGCTCTACCTCTGTACGCCCTTCTCCCGCGCCGCAGCCGTGCGACTCGAACGCATGGGCGTAGCTGCCTACAAGATCGGTTCCGGCGAATGCAACAATTACCCTCTTATCAAGCAGATTGCCGCTTACGATAAGCCGGTCATATTGAGCACCGGGATGAACGACCTGAACTCGATAGGGCCCGCGGTCGAGATTCTGCGGGCCGCGCATGTGGGATTCGCCCTGCTTCACTGTACGTCGATGTACCCGACGCCCTACGAGAAAGTGCGGCTGGGAGCGCTGAACGAGCTCGCCGCGACTTTTCCGGACGCAGTGGTTGGGTTGAGCGATCACTCCCTGGGCAACTACACGTCGTTTGCGGCAGCGGCGCTCGGGGCGAGCATTCTGGAAAAACACTTCACTTCCGACAAGACCTGGCCGGGTCCAGATGTCCCCATATCAATTGACCCTTCCGAACTCGGCGATCTAATACGCGGCTCGATGGCAATCCATCAGTCTTTGGGCGGGACCAAGCGCATATTGCCCGAAGAGCAAGCGACAATCGACTTCGCATATGCTTGCGTTGTAGCGACTCGCGACATAGAGCCGGGTGAATCACTTGCAGGAGATAACATCTGGGTCAAGCGACCGGGCACCGGTGAGATCAAAGCCGTCCACTACGAGGAACTCCTCGGTCGGACGGCGCACATCAGGATTGCGAAGAACAGCCAGTTGCGTTGGAGTGATGTTCAGTAG
- a CDS encoding nucleotidyltransferase family protein: MRSDVDRLFVRLDTPIHEVVKCIDRSGRLSIALLVDDNGRLLYTLTDGDIRRGILAGVAMNAPAERLLSSKAKMPHYAPVTASVGTKPDALLALMREKAVRHVPLVDAEGRPTEVVILADLLEPGARPLQAVVMAGGFGARLRPLTEDVPKPMLPVGGKPVMEHIINRLEKGGVRKIHVMTHYKPEKIIEHFGDGRKFGVELSYLDEEQPLGTAGALGTMPRPTETVLVINGDILTDVSFDAMLDYHRETEAELTMAVRHYDIAVPYGVVECKGPLVQALSEKPKLSLFVNAGIYLIEPTVYQHIPVGERLDMTDLIQRLLDMGHRVASFPVVEYWLDIGRHDDYLQAQRYEGRNTETATNQGEVDHP; encoded by the coding sequence ATGAGATCTGACGTCGATCGACTGTTCGTCCGGCTTGACACTCCGATTCACGAAGTCGTTAAGTGCATTGACCGAAGCGGACGTCTGAGTATTGCCCTATTGGTTGATGACAATGGCCGTCTGCTCTACACACTGACCGACGGCGACATTCGCCGAGGTATTCTCGCCGGCGTGGCGATGAACGCGCCCGCCGAGCGACTGCTCTCCAGCAAGGCCAAGATGCCACACTATGCTCCGGTGACCGCTTCGGTCGGCACCAAGCCTGACGCACTGCTCGCGCTAATGCGGGAGAAGGCGGTTCGCCACGTTCCGCTGGTTGATGCGGAAGGCCGGCCGACGGAAGTCGTCATCCTCGCCGACCTGCTAGAGCCGGGCGCTCGGCCCTTGCAGGCGGTCGTAATGGCCGGCGGATTTGGCGCCCGATTGCGGCCATTGACCGAGGACGTGCCCAAGCCGATGCTGCCGGTCGGGGGCAAGCCGGTGATGGAGCACATCATCAACCGGTTGGAGAAGGGCGGTGTGCGCAAGATTCACGTCATGACCCATTACAAACCGGAGAAGATCATCGAGCACTTCGGCGACGGGCGCAAGTTCGGGGTCGAACTCAGCTACCTGGACGAGGAGCAGCCGCTCGGAACAGCGGGCGCACTCGGAACAATGCCTCGGCCGACCGAGACGGTGCTTGTCATCAATGGCGATATCCTGACCGACGTCAGCTTCGATGCAATGCTCGACTACCACCGAGAGACAGAAGCCGAACTCACAATGGCGGTCCGCCACTACGACATAGCGGTCCCCTATGGTGTTGTCGAGTGCAAAGGACCTTTGGTGCAAGCATTGTCGGAGAAGCCGAAGCTCAGTCTCTTCGTAAATGCAGGCATCTATTTGATCGAGCCCACGGTATACCAGCACATTCCCGTGGGCGAACGACTGGACATGACTGACTTGATACAGCGACTGCTGGACATGGGGCATCGGGTGGCAAGTTTCCCGGTAGTCGAGTATTGGCTGGACATAGGTCGTCATGACGACTACTTGCAGGCGCAGCGCTACGAGGGACGCAACACAGAGACTGCGACCAACCAGGGAGAAGTAGATCATCCCTAG